The DNA window CAGGGTCTTCGGACCGTACCCGAAAGCGGTGTTGCTCCGGCGTTGCAACTGCCGGGCGCTGAGGCCGCACCGATCGGCGACCGTGCCCACCGGCACCCCGGCCCGCGCGGCGCCGGCCAGGGCGACCATCACCCGGTCCGCGTCCTGCCAGCGCCGGCTCGCGGCCGCGGTCAGCGCGCCGATCGGATCGGGCGCCTCGGCGACGGCCCGCACGGCGGCGGCCGGCCACAACGCGTCGAGCGGCACCCGCTGATCGACCAACTCGGAGCCGGGCACGCCGAGCACGCCCGGCCCGGTGCCGGCGCCGAACCGCAGCGCGGCGAACCGGCTGCCGGGCGGGGGAAGGGTCACCTGCGCGGTGGTGTCCGGCCCGGCGACGAAGACCGTGCCGTCCTGCCAGATCAGGTCGAGACAGCCGTCCGGCAGGATGCGTTTCGGCCGCATGCTTGCCGGACCGTCGCGTGGCGTGACACTGCTCCATGCGACGACATGGGGGAGCGAGGACGTCCATTCCCGATACACGCCCTCGACCATGCCACGAGGGTGTGACAAGTCCCGGGCGCGCCGACCGGCAGAGCCTTCGGGCGATGGCGGATGGGCGTTACGGTGGTCGGATGTCAACGAGACTGTCACCCGCGGAATGGGTGCGGCGCCGCCGGGCCGACCGCATCGACCGCCGGCTCGAGGTCGCCGGCGCTCGGGCGTTCGGGCGGCTCGGCCGCCTCGGGGAGAGCTGGCACATCGTCGACTGGTCGCAGACCGGGCTGACACGCCGGCACGACGAGAGCGACCCGGTGCGCGCCCGGGCGAGCTTCCTGGCGATCGGGCCTGCCGGGGTCTACGCGGTCACCGTCGCCGATCAGGGGCTCTCCCGCGTGCTGATCGTCGGCGACGTGGTGCAGATCAACGGCAGGCGGCTGCCCTACGTCGCCGAGGCCCGCCGTGCCGCCGGCCGGGCGAACACCGCGCTCTCCGAGGCGGCCGGCGTCAACGTGCCGGTGACCCCGGTCCTCGCGTTCGCCGGTGCCGGCGTGCTGAGCACGCACGGCCTGCCCACCACCTGCCTGGTCACCACCGACCGCGACCTGGACAAGCTGCTCACCGCCGGCGGCAGCCGGATCAACCCGGGCACCGCGGCGCGGCTCGCCCGGATCGCCCGGGAGCGGGCCGGCGCCGACCGGCCGAGCATGGCGGGCTGACCGCTTCGACCATCCGTTCGTGGGTCGCCCGTTGGAGGGGTCCACGTTCCGTGCGTCCCCGTCCGACCTGGCGTGCCGCCGACCGTACCCATCGGTGTCCCTCGATCGTGGTGTTGACCCTGGCGATGGTCAGCGTCGATCGTGTGCGGCGGGCCGGAACGGCCTGTTCCGGCCCGCCACCGTGCGCGAGACGCCGGGGCCGCGAACACACGGAGGGACGTCCGTATGGGGCACAGGAGCGGTGCGAAGCCCGGACGCGGCGGCACGATCCGCGGTCGCGTCGTCCGCACCCTCGCCCCGCCGCTGGTCGCCATGCTGGTGCTGCTGAGCGTGGTCGCCGCCGGCGAGATCGCCGGGTACCGCGCGGCGAACGAGACCGAGACCCGCGTCGACGTCGTGCTGGCCCTGCAGAGCCTCGCGCGGGAGCTGCAGACCGAGCGCGGGGTGACCGCCGGGATGCTCGCCGGCGAGCAGCGCTTCCGGGCCGAGGTCGCCGTCGCCCGGGAACGGGTGGACGCCCGCCGCGCCGAGGTGGAGACGCTGCTGGCCGGCGGCGGACCCCTCGCCGGCCAGGCGGCCGAGCAGATCGAGCAGCTGGACGACCTGCGGGACGTGCGCGCCGGCGCCGACGCGGGATCGGCCGCGGACGACGAGACGTTCGACTTCTACACCGAGCTGATCGAGGAGCTCGGCGACATCTTCCTGGACCTGGAGACGGTCGCCGACGACCAGTTGCGCCGGGGCGCGGAGTCGCTGGAGATGCTCAACCAGGCGACCGAGGCGATCGCCCGGGAACGCGCCGTGCTCAACGTGGCCTTCGCGGCCGGCGAGTTCGAAGCCGGCGGGTTCGCCGACTTCGTCACCATCCTTTCGGTACGGGACCTCGCGCTCGGCGAGTTCGACGAGTTCGCCAGTGCCGAGGCGGCACGGGCCAAGGACGACCTGTTCGCCTCACCGGCTGCGGCCGAGGCACGCGCCATGGAGCAGGTGGCGCTGGAGGCGACCGGCGGCGAGCGCCTGCGGGTCGACGCCGACCGGTGGTGGACGGTGCAGGCCACCGTTCTGGACGACCTGTCCCGGCTCGCCCAGCGGATCGGCGGCGCGGCCCAGGACCGGGCTCGGGA is part of the Actinoplanes missouriensis 431 genome and encodes:
- a CDS encoding helix-turn-helix domain-containing protein, with product MYREWTSSLPHVVAWSSVTPRDGPASMRPKRILPDGCLDLIWQDGTVFVAGPDTTAQVTLPPPGSRFAALRFGAGTGPGVLGVPGSELVDQRVPLDALWPAAAVRAVAEAPDPIGALTAAASRRWQDADRVMVALAGAARAGVPVGTVADRCGLSARQLQRRSNTAFGYGPKTLHRILRLQRAVALARTGRPFAAVSADVGYADQAHLAREVRAMAGVPLRELVR